From the genome of Sphingomonas sp. HMP6, one region includes:
- a CDS encoding SDR family NAD(P)-dependent oxidoreductase produces the protein MSQFDLTGKVAVITGSSRGIGKASAFELAEHGAKVVISSRKQDACDAVAAEINAKFGAATAIAVAANISDKAGLQHLVDETRAAFGQIDILVCNAASNPYYGPQAGISDEQFRKVLDNNIVSNHWLIAMVAPEMRERRGGSIVIISSIGGIRGTPIIGAYAISKAADMQLARNLAHEFGPDNVRVNCIAPGLIKTDFARALWEDPARIAESNQRVPLRRIGEPEEIAGAVVFLASAASSFMTGQTIVLDGGVTI, from the coding sequence ATGTCGCAATTCGATCTGACCGGCAAAGTTGCGGTCATTACCGGCTCCTCACGCGGGATCGGCAAGGCGAGCGCATTCGAGCTGGCGGAGCATGGCGCGAAGGTCGTCATTTCCAGCCGCAAACAAGATGCGTGCGACGCAGTTGCTGCCGAGATCAATGCGAAATTCGGGGCGGCAACGGCCATCGCGGTCGCCGCCAACATTTCGGACAAGGCCGGGCTTCAGCATCTGGTGGACGAAACGCGCGCCGCTTTCGGGCAGATCGACATTCTGGTCTGCAACGCCGCCTCGAACCCTTATTACGGGCCGCAAGCGGGCATCTCGGACGAACAGTTCCGCAAGGTGCTCGACAACAATATCGTCTCCAACCACTGGCTGATCGCGATGGTGGCTCCAGAAATGCGCGAGCGGCGGGGCGGGAGCATCGTCATCATCTCCTCGATCGGCGGAATTCGCGGTACACCGATCATCGGCGCCTATGCCATCTCCAAGGCCGCGGACATGCAACTCGCGCGCAACCTCGCGCATGAATTCGGCCCCGACAATGTCCGCGTGAATTGCATCGCACCGGGCCTGATCAAGACCGATTTTGCGCGCGCGCTCTGGGAAGATCCGGCGCGGATCGCCGAGTCGAACCAGCGCGTGCCGCTGCGCCGCATCGGCGAGCCCGAGGAAATTGCGGGCGCGGTCGTGTTCCTGGCGAGTGCGGCGAGCAGTTTCATGACTGGGCAGACGATCGTGCTCGATGGCGGCGTGACGATTTAG
- a CDS encoding phosphotransferase family protein translates to MADSADISMVGTIPLPVDDTIDAGAVAAWMKGHMPDIDGPIVLSKFKGGQSNPTYRVDVLGKSYVLRRQPFGKLLPSAHAVDREYRLIAGLHPTGFPVPAPFGLCEDPEIIGSMFYVMELVEGRSLWDGALPGMTPPERRAHYDAMVDTLAALHNTDHVAAGLGEYGRPGNYFERQVARWTKQYRASETEHMPAMESLIEWLPATLPEQTRTSIVHGDYRIDNMIFAADAPKVIAVLDWELSTLGDPLADIAYFLMNWVTEPEGRSGVMGLDGPESGIPTVDEVVARYCAATGRDGLPNLNWYFSYSLFRLAGIVQGIKKRIVDGTASSAQAAKTAERVGPLATAAWDFAKRAGA, encoded by the coding sequence ATGGCCGACAGCGCTGATATCTCGATGGTCGGCACGATTCCCCTCCCGGTCGACGATACGATCGATGCAGGCGCGGTCGCCGCGTGGATGAAGGGGCACATGCCCGACATCGACGGGCCAATCGTGTTATCAAAGTTCAAAGGTGGTCAGTCTAACCCGACGTATCGGGTTGATGTGTTGGGGAAAAGCTATGTCCTGCGGCGTCAGCCGTTCGGTAAGCTGCTGCCCTCCGCCCACGCCGTAGACCGTGAATATCGCCTGATCGCGGGGCTCCACCCGACCGGTTTCCCGGTACCGGCACCGTTCGGGCTGTGCGAGGATCCGGAAATCATCGGATCGATGTTCTACGTAATGGAACTGGTCGAGGGGCGTAGCCTGTGGGACGGCGCGCTGCCCGGTATGACCCCGCCCGAACGCCGTGCACATTATGATGCGATGGTCGATACTCTGGCGGCGCTGCACAACACTGATCATGTCGCCGCAGGCCTTGGCGAATATGGTCGGCCCGGCAATTATTTCGAGCGGCAAGTGGCGCGCTGGACCAAGCAATATCGCGCGTCCGAGACCGAGCATATGCCGGCGATGGAGTCGCTGATCGAGTGGCTCCCCGCGACGCTGCCCGAGCAGACGCGGACTTCGATCGTCCACGGCGATTACCGCATCGATAACATGATCTTCGCCGCCGACGCCCCGAAGGTGATCGCGGTGCTCGATTGGGAATTGTCGACACTCGGCGACCCGCTCGCCGACATTGCCTATTTCCTGATGAACTGGGTGACCGAACCCGAGGGTCGTTCGGGTGTGATGGGGCTCGACGGGCCGGAGAGCGGCATCCCTACGGTCGATGAGGTGGTCGCACGCTATTGCGCGGCGACCGGGCGCGACGGTCTGCCCAACCTCAATTGGTATTTCTCCTACAGCCTGTTCCGGCTGGCGGGTATCGTCCAGGGCATCAAAAAGCGCATCGTCGATGGCACCGCGTCGAGCGCGCAGGCTGCCAAGACGGCGGAGCGAGTCGGGCCGCTGGCCACGGCCGCCTGGGATTTTGCGAAACGGGCGGGGGCGTAA
- a CDS encoding Zn-dependent alcohol dehydrogenase, protein MKAAVLYAPKSALVIDDIAISDPGPREVLIRTVACGVCRSDLHFVDGAFPHPMPTVPGHEAAGVVEAVGSDVAHLKVGDHVITFFTVFCGSCEMCVTGRPSLCVDPSTRRAKGAPPRLSLKDGTPLAPFLNLSAFAEMMLVHENACVAIDKEMPLDRAALLGCAVITGAGAIFNDSQLRPGETVAVIGCGGIGLAAINAAKIAGAGQILAIDPVADKRALAEKLGATHLLDSNDPDLAKKVAGLTGGGVHYAIEAVGRPETAELAWTILRRGGTATILGMIAPGGEVKIAGPTFLTGKKLQGSLLGSTRFPIDMPRLVRLYLDGKLDLDTMVAERIKLEDINEAFAKLRTGDTVRSVIEFA, encoded by the coding sequence GTGAAAGCGGCCGTCCTTTACGCTCCGAAAAGCGCGCTGGTGATCGACGATATCGCGATCTCCGATCCCGGCCCGCGCGAGGTGCTGATCCGTACGGTCGCGTGTGGGGTCTGCCGGTCCGACTTGCATTTCGTCGATGGTGCTTTCCCGCATCCGATGCCGACGGTGCCGGGGCATGAGGCGGCGGGCGTGGTCGAAGCGGTCGGCTCCGACGTCGCGCATTTGAAGGTCGGCGATCATGTCATCACCTTCTTCACGGTGTTTTGCGGCAGTTGCGAGATGTGCGTCACCGGACGCCCATCACTCTGTGTCGATCCATCGACGCGGCGGGCAAAGGGCGCGCCGCCGCGCTTGAGCCTGAAGGATGGCACGCCGCTGGCGCCGTTTCTCAATCTATCCGCTTTTGCCGAGATGATGCTGGTGCATGAAAATGCCTGCGTCGCGATCGACAAGGAAATGCCGCTCGACCGTGCGGCATTGCTTGGCTGCGCGGTGATCACCGGCGCCGGCGCGATCTTCAACGACAGCCAGCTCCGTCCCGGCGAGACGGTTGCGGTCATCGGCTGCGGCGGGATCGGGCTTGCTGCGATCAACGCGGCGAAGATTGCGGGGGCAGGGCAGATCCTCGCGATCGACCCTGTCGCCGACAAGCGCGCGCTCGCCGAGAAGCTCGGCGCGACGCATCTGCTAGACTCGAACGATCCGGACCTTGCCAAAAAGGTCGCCGGACTGACCGGGGGCGGCGTGCATTACGCGATTGAGGCGGTCGGGCGTCCCGAAACGGCAGAGCTCGCTTGGACGATCCTGCGGCGTGGCGGCACCGCCACCATTCTCGGCATGATCGCGCCGGGGGGCGAGGTGAAGATCGCCGGACCCACCTTCCTGACGGGCAAGAAGCTTCAAGGCTCGCTGCTCGGCTCCACGCGTTTCCCGATCGACATGCCGCGGCTGGTGCGACTGTATCTCGACGGCAAGCTCGATCTCGACACAATGGTGGCGGAGCGGATCAAGCTTGAGGACATCAACGAGGCCTTCGCCAAGTTGCGCACCGGCGACACGGTGCGTTCGGTGATCGAGTTCGCATGA
- a CDS encoding acyl-CoA dehydrogenase family protein yields the protein MDFTLSERESYFRDRVRTFIDQNIRPRQAEFDEQHHEGDRWKVIPVIEEMKDKAKEAGLWNFFMPPHSGQTHVDDSFVFEGTQLTNLEYALCAEEMGKVGWASECFNCSAPDTGNMEVFHRYGTLAQKEQWLRPLMNGEIRSVFLMTEPAVASSDATNIETSIVRDGDHYVINGTKWWSSGVGDPRCKIGILMGKTNPDASRHSQQSQILVPMDTPGVTIKRMLSVYGYDHAPHGHGEVVFENVRVPVENLLLGEGRGFEIAQGRLGPGRIHHCMRTIGVAETAIEAMAKRLLTRVAFGKRIADFSVWEERIARARIDIEITRLLCLKAADMMDRAGNKSAQQEIAMIKVQAPLMALSILDDAIQAHGGGGVSGDFRLAHDWAAMRTLRFADGPDEVHNRAIARNEFGKYAEYKADRVSSGDLAATR from the coding sequence ATGGACTTCACACTCAGCGAACGCGAAAGCTATTTCCGGGACCGCGTGCGGACGTTCATCGACCAGAATATCCGGCCCCGACAGGCCGAGTTCGACGAACAGCATCACGAGGGCGATCGCTGGAAGGTGATCCCGGTAATCGAAGAGATGAAGGACAAGGCCAAGGAAGCCGGCCTGTGGAATTTCTTCATGCCGCCACATTCGGGCCAGACGCATGTCGACGACAGCTTCGTGTTCGAAGGTACGCAGCTTACCAATCTCGAATATGCGCTGTGCGCCGAGGAAATGGGCAAGGTTGGCTGGGCGAGCGAGTGCTTCAATTGCTCGGCGCCTGATACTGGCAATATGGAAGTTTTCCATCGCTACGGCACGCTGGCGCAGAAGGAACAGTGGCTGCGCCCGCTGATGAACGGCGAAATCCGCTCGGTTTTCCTGATGACCGAACCGGCGGTCGCTTCATCGGACGCGACCAATATCGAGACGAGCATCGTGCGAGACGGCGATCATTATGTGATCAACGGCACGAAATGGTGGTCGTCGGGCGTGGGGGATCCGCGCTGCAAGATCGGCATCTTGATGGGCAAGACCAATCCCGATGCCTCGCGCCACAGCCAGCAGAGCCAGATCCTCGTGCCGATGGACACGCCCGGCGTGACGATCAAGCGGATGCTGTCGGTTTATGGCTATGATCACGCGCCGCATGGCCACGGCGAAGTGGTGTTCGAAAATGTCCGCGTTCCGGTGGAAAATCTGCTGCTCGGTGAAGGGCGTGGGTTCGAGATCGCGCAAGGGCGGCTCGGGCCGGGTCGCATTCATCACTGCATGCGCACGATCGGCGTCGCCGAGACGGCAATCGAGGCGATGGCCAAGCGGCTGCTGACCCGTGTCGCCTTCGGTAAGCGCATCGCCGATTTTTCGGTGTGGGAGGAGCGCATCGCGCGCGCCCGGATCGACATCGAGATAACGCGGCTGCTGTGCCTGAAGGCCGCCGACATGATGGACCGCGCGGGCAACAAGTCGGCACAGCAGGAAATCGCGATGATCAAGGTGCAGGCACCGCTGATGGCGTTGTCGATCCTCGATGATGCGATTCAGGCGCATGGCGGCGGCGGCGTGTCGGGCGATTTCCGCCTCGCGCACGATTGGGCGGCAATGCGCACGCTGCGCTTTGCCGACGGTCCCGACGAGGTGCACAACCGGGCCATCGCCCGCAATGAATTCGGCAAATATGCCGAATACAAGGCGGACCGCGTGTCGAGCGGCGACCTGGCAGCGACCCGGTGA
- a CDS encoding TetR/AcrR family transcriptional regulator — protein MEAAETIALEEDTSTKRFRAKRDAILAAAAEAINEQSAKGMTFADVARRVGLNTTSVTYYFKRKEDLAAACFEYTLEKLLAMLDESLAEPTPRARVAKYLSLNMVRLARIQRGEETPFAILSDLRAMEEPVLGRLMTGWREVFRKTRSLWGPAANRAQTDLHGGRAHVLLENTFWLPVWLNRYEPDQYDRVEDRLMDVFAHGIAGPDARWNPTLIDLAHDEPEPGREAFLLAATRLINELGYRGASVQKIASELNVTKGSFYHHLDAKDDLVLACYKRSLDTVADAQRFADDRGGPHWDRLSGTIATLLDVQFSERGPLLRTTALSGLPGDARRAMVDRSNRIARRFAGTMSDGIAEGSIRPVDPLVASQALMAMQNAAFDMRKWASTMTRERAISYYASTLAFGLFDDRVLGQ, from the coding sequence ATGGAGGCCGCAGAGACCATCGCGCTGGAGGAAGATACCAGCACCAAGCGCTTTCGCGCCAAGCGCGACGCGATCCTGGCGGCGGCGGCCGAGGCGATCAACGAACAGAGCGCCAAAGGCATGACCTTCGCCGACGTCGCGCGCCGCGTCGGGCTCAACACCACGAGCGTCACCTACTATTTTAAGCGCAAGGAAGATCTGGCAGCGGCGTGTTTCGAATATACGCTCGAAAAGCTGCTCGCGATGCTCGACGAGTCGCTGGCCGAACCGACGCCGCGCGCGCGGGTCGCGAAGTATCTGTCGCTCAACATGGTGCGTCTGGCCCGGATTCAGCGCGGCGAGGAGACGCCGTTCGCGATCCTATCCGATCTGCGCGCGATGGAGGAGCCGGTGCTTGGCCGGTTGATGACTGGCTGGCGCGAAGTTTTCCGCAAGACACGCAGCCTGTGGGGGCCGGCGGCCAACCGCGCACAGACCGATCTGCACGGCGGCCGCGCGCACGTCCTGCTCGAAAACACCTTCTGGCTGCCGGTCTGGCTCAATCGCTACGAGCCCGACCAGTACGACCGAGTCGAAGATCGGCTGATGGACGTCTTTGCGCACGGCATCGCCGGGCCGGATGCGCGCTGGAACCCAACGCTGATCGACCTTGCCCATGATGAGCCCGAGCCGGGGCGCGAGGCGTTCCTGCTGGCGGCGACGCGGCTGATCAACGAGCTCGGCTATCGCGGCGCATCGGTGCAGAAGATTGCGTCCGAGCTGAACGTCACCAAAGGCAGCTTCTACCACCATCTCGACGCCAAGGACGATCTGGTGCTGGCCTGTTACAAGCGCAGCCTCGACACCGTCGCAGATGCCCAGCGCTTCGCCGACGACCGCGGCGGACCCCATTGGGATCGGCTGTCGGGCACGATCGCGACCCTGCTCGACGTGCAGTTTTCGGAGCGCGGGCCGCTGCTGCGGACGACCGCGCTGTCCGGCTTGCCCGGTGACGCACGGCGCGCGATGGTCGATCGATCGAACCGGATCGCGCGGCGCTTTGCGGGCACGATGAGCGACGGGATCGCGGAAGGATCGATCCGCCCGGTCGATCCCCTCGTCGCCTCGCAGGCGTTGATGGCGATGCAAAACGCCGCGTTCGACATGCGCAAATGGGCCAGCACGATGACGCGCGAGCGGGCGATTAGTTATTATGCCTCCACGTTAGCGTTTGGGCTGTTCGACGATCGCGTGCTGGGGCAATAG
- a CDS encoding acyl-CoA dehydrogenase has translation MAEMARFDWADPFFLDDQLEDDERMIRDSARAYAQDKLAPRIVDAFQNEVTDPEIFREMGALGLLGPTVPEQYGGVGASYVAYGLVAREVERIDSGYRSMMSVQSSLVMYPILSFGSEAQKMKYLPKLATGEWIGCFGLTEPDAGSDPGSMTTRAKKVDGGYLLSGAKTWISNSPIADVFIIWAKSEAHGDGIRGFIVERGAKGLKTPKIEGKLSLRASITGMILMDEIELSEDALLPDVQGLKGPFGCLNRARYGISWGALGAAEFCFHAARQYGLDRQQFGTPLAGRQLYQKKLADMETEIALGLQASLRVGRLMDQGRFAPEMISIVKRNNVGKALDIARMSRDMHGGNGISGEYQVMRHLMNLETVNTYEGAHDVHALILGRAITGIAAF, from the coding sequence ATGGCCGAGATGGCGCGTTTCGATTGGGCTGACCCCTTCTTTCTCGACGATCAACTCGAAGACGATGAACGGATGATCCGCGATTCGGCGCGGGCCTATGCGCAGGACAAGCTTGCGCCGCGCATCGTCGATGCATTCCAGAACGAGGTCACCGACCCCGAAATCTTCCGCGAGATGGGCGCGCTCGGGCTGCTCGGTCCGACGGTGCCCGAACAATATGGCGGCGTCGGCGCATCCTATGTCGCGTACGGCCTGGTCGCGCGGGAAGTGGAGCGGATCGACTCGGGCTACCGGTCGATGATGTCGGTGCAGTCGAGCCTGGTGATGTACCCGATCCTGAGCTTTGGGTCGGAAGCGCAGAAGATGAAGTATCTGCCCAAGCTGGCAACCGGCGAATGGATCGGCTGTTTCGGCCTGACCGAACCCGACGCCGGGTCCGACCCCGGCAGCATGACGACGCGCGCCAAGAAGGTCGATGGCGGGTATTTGCTGTCGGGCGCCAAAACCTGGATCAGCAACTCGCCGATCGCCGACGTGTTCATCATCTGGGCAAAGTCCGAAGCGCATGGCGACGGAATCCGCGGCTTCATCGTCGAGCGTGGCGCTAAGGGGCTCAAGACGCCGAAGATCGAGGGCAAGCTGAGCTTGCGCGCATCGATCACCGGCATGATCCTGATGGACGAGATCGAGCTTTCCGAAGACGCGCTGCTGCCCGATGTGCAGGGGTTGAAGGGGCCGTTCGGTTGCCTCAACCGCGCGCGCTACGGGATCAGTTGGGGCGCGCTGGGGGCGGCGGAATTCTGCTTCCATGCGGCCCGGCAATACGGGCTGGACCGGCAGCAATTCGGGACACCGCTGGCGGGGCGTCAGCTGTATCAGAAGAAGCTCGCCGATATGGAGACCGAGATCGCGCTTGGCCTTCAGGCGAGCCTCCGCGTCGGGCGCTTGATGGATCAAGGCCGGTTCGCGCCCGAGATGATCTCGATCGTCAAGCGCAACAATGTCGGCAAGGCGCTCGATATCGCGCGGATGAGCCGCGACATGCACGGCGGCAACGGCATCAGCGGCGAGTATCAGGTGATGCGGCATCTGATGAACCTGGAGACGGTCAACACCTATGAGGGCGCGCATGATGTCCATGCGCTGATCCTCGGCCGGGCGATCACCGGGATCGCGGCGTTCTGA
- a CDS encoding CaiB/BaiF CoA transferase family protein produces MRAPAPLSGLRILELAGIGPGPFCGMMLADHGAEVIRVGRPNSGGGVSDDARDPLLRSRRTIALDLKKPEAAAAVRRIAATCDGLIEGFRPGVMERLGLGPDVLIADNPKLVFGRMTGWGQTGPLAAEPGHDIDYIAISGTLHAIGDAGGKPVAPMNLVGDFGGGGMMLAFGMLAAMLQAKTTGVGQVVDCAMTDGSAVLTSMIWGMRGQGRWNDQRGTNLLDGGAHFYDTYETADGKWLAVGAIEPQFYAALRRVMGLDGAEWDAQFVPAVWLKLKQELVVRFKQRTRDAWVAAFDGHEACVAPVLDFEEATQHPHNVARGTFVTAGGIAQPAPAPRYSVSGTVAPRMGEAADGATILAEAGLNEAEIAALA; encoded by the coding sequence ATGCGCGCCCCTGCCCCGCTGTCCGGCCTGCGCATCCTCGAACTGGCCGGGATCGGTCCGGGTCCGTTCTGCGGCATGATGCTGGCCGATCACGGGGCCGAGGTGATCCGCGTGGGGCGGCCGAACAGCGGCGGCGGGGTGAGCGACGATGCGCGCGACCCGCTGCTGCGGTCGCGGCGGACGATCGCGCTCGACCTGAAGAAGCCCGAAGCGGCGGCCGCGGTGCGCCGGATCGCGGCTACGTGCGACGGGCTGATCGAGGGATTCCGTCCCGGCGTGATGGAACGGCTCGGATTGGGGCCTGACGTGCTGATTGCAGACAATCCGAAGCTCGTGTTCGGGCGGATGACGGGATGGGGCCAGACCGGGCCGCTCGCCGCCGAGCCGGGGCATGACATCGACTATATCGCGATCTCGGGCACGCTCCATGCGATCGGCGATGCAGGCGGGAAGCCAGTCGCGCCGATGAATCTGGTCGGCGATTTCGGCGGAGGCGGGATGATGCTCGCCTTCGGGATGCTCGCCGCGATGCTGCAGGCAAAGACCACCGGCGTTGGGCAAGTGGTCGATTGCGCGATGACCGATGGATCGGCGGTGCTGACCTCCATGATCTGGGGGATGCGCGGACAAGGCCGGTGGAACGACCAGCGCGGCACGAATCTGCTCGATGGCGGCGCGCATTTCTATGACACATATGAGACCGCCGACGGGAAGTGGCTGGCGGTCGGGGCGATCGAGCCGCAATTCTATGCCGCTCTGCGCCGTGTCATGGGGCTGGACGGGGCGGAGTGGGATGCGCAGTTCGTGCCCGCCGTCTGGCTAAAGCTGAAGCAGGAGCTGGTCGTGCGCTTCAAACAGCGCACCCGCGACGCATGGGTCGCCGCGTTCGACGGGCATGAGGCGTGCGTCGCGCCAGTGCTCGATTTCGAGGAAGCGACGCAGCACCCGCACAATGTCGCGCGCGGCACGTTCGTGACCGCAGGCGGCATCGCGCAGCCCGCCCCTGCCCCGCGTTACTCGGTCAGCGGTACGGTGGCTCCACGGATGGGAGAGGCGGCCGACGGTGCAACGATCCTGGCCGAGGCGGGGCTGAACGAGGCCGAGATCGCCGCACTGGCCTAG
- a CDS encoding class II aldolase/adducin family protein, with protein MATAAISPSQMTEAEWETRQQLAACYRVFAMLGWSEMIYNHITLKIPGEEGAFLINPFGLHFSEVTASSLVKIDIDGNKLDESPYPVNRAGFVQHALFHRHLPDAHCIMHTHTTAGMAVSAVKGGLRPTNFYACNFYGHIAYHDFEGVTVRDEEGTRLLEHLGDKRVMLLRNHGILVMGKTLPEAFLKHWSLQRACEIQVATMSMGEPLEVSDDVVKVHQRDLHMVQIPGGAGAADFAAMVRLVDKIDTGWRA; from the coding sequence ATGGCCACCGCCGCAATCAGCCCGTCGCAGATGACCGAAGCCGAATGGGAAACGCGCCAGCAGCTCGCCGCCTGTTACCGCGTGTTCGCGATGCTCGGCTGGTCGGAGATGATCTACAACCACATCACGCTCAAGATTCCGGGTGAGGAGGGCGCGTTCCTGATCAACCCGTTCGGGCTGCATTTCAGCGAAGTGACGGCGTCGAGCCTGGTCAAGATCGATATCGACGGCAACAAGCTGGACGAATCCCCCTATCCGGTGAACCGCGCCGGGTTCGTGCAACATGCGCTGTTCCACCGGCATTTGCCCGACGCACATTGCATCATGCACACGCATACGACGGCGGGGATGGCTGTCAGCGCGGTCAAGGGCGGGTTGCGGCCGACCAATTTCTACGCCTGCAATTTCTACGGCCATATCGCATACCATGATTTCGAAGGCGTCACGGTGCGCGACGAGGAAGGCACGCGCCTGCTGGAGCATCTCGGCGACAAGCGCGTGATGCTGCTGCGCAACCACGGCATCCTGGTGATGGGCAAGACGCTGCCCGAGGCGTTCCTGAAACACTGGTCGCTGCAGCGCGCGTGCGAGATCCAGGTGGCGACGATGTCGATGGGCGAACCGCTGGAAGTGTCGGATGATGTGGTGAAGGTGCATCAACGCGACCTGCATATGGTGCAGATCCCCGGCGGCGCAGGCGCGGCGGATTTCGCGGCGATGGTGCGTCTAGTCGACAAGATCGACACCGGCTGGCGCGCGTAA